One genomic region from Octopus sinensis linkage group LG13, ASM634580v1, whole genome shotgun sequence encodes:
- the LOC115218524 gene encoding serine-rich adhesin for platelets-like, whose amino-acid sequence MDHSSASTTNNKQTSAASDISFSMTTINQRSSSNSLSTNVNARAESTTHLSNTSDTTKSAGITDVISGTVTARSSPISESSFSSNNGSSTASPLFTSTNNENSSYFTQDQNTEETTVSNSSEVSTETVTMFSTDFQSVSNEQTDYDVSTSAQIGKTGMTKDFTQGTGSGNAAPSCKRGLNSPCLDPDFAGRL is encoded by the exons ATGGATCACAGTTCAGCCTCTACAACAAACAATAAACAGACTTCAGCTGCCTCTGACATTTCGTTCTCAATGACAACAATTAATCAACGGTCATCATCAAATAGTTTATCTACAAATGTAAACGCCAGAGCAGAATCAACCACACACTTATCAAATACATCAGACACAACAAAATCTGCCGGAATCACAGACGTAATATCTGGTACCGTTACTGCAAGAAGTTCACCGATTTCAGAATCAAGTTTCAGTTCAAACAACGGAAGCTCAACTGCGAGTCCCCTCTTCACGTCAACCAACAACGAAAACAGCTCATATTTTACCCAAGACCAGAACACCGAAGAAACGACGGTAAGCAACAGCAGTGAAGTTTCAACGGAAACAGTGACCATGTTTTCGACTGACTTTCAATCAGTGTCAAACGAACAAACAGACTACGACGTCTCAACCAGTGCTCAGATAGGTAAAACAGGAATGACCAAGGATTTCACTCAAGGCACAGGCAGCGGAAATGCTGCACCAAGCt GTAAACGTGGCCTTAACTCGCCTTGTTTGGATCCTGATTTTGCTGGCCGTTTGTaa